The following are encoded together in the Segatella copri genome:
- a CDS encoding CNNM domain-containing protein, whose translation MGLIILYFLGALSLSFLCSVLEAVLLSTPMSFISMKENQGSKTASLMKQYKNNVDRPVGAILSLNTIAHTIGSAGVGAESMKLFGEEYFGIISAILTLLILVLSEIIPKTIGASYWRSLAMTSTKIIRVLIFITYPLVLLSELITKVFTPKNHQASVSREEVSAMVDVGTTEGIFRESESKIIKSCIRLAGVKAKEVMTPSIVVESANMNLTTKEFYEQKEWKFSRIPVYDNNKDIIVGYVLKDMVLKLVSDDEFQTRLSELMRPILSFNEDESLYQIWEKMLEKREHISIIVDEYGCLRGVVSMEDVIETMTGVEIVDEDDVAVDMQALAKEKSRMMHQGIVSAIPGSKA comes from the coding sequence ATGGGTTTAATCATTTTATATTTTTTAGGTGCTCTGTCACTATCCTTTTTATGCTCCGTCCTGGAGGCGGTATTACTTTCTACTCCGATGTCGTTTATCTCGATGAAGGAGAATCAAGGCAGCAAGACTGCCTCACTGATGAAACAGTATAAGAATAACGTAGACCGTCCGGTGGGTGCCATTCTTTCGCTCAATACCATCGCCCACACCATCGGTTCTGCCGGTGTAGGAGCCGAGTCTATGAAACTCTTTGGCGAAGAATACTTCGGTATCATTTCCGCCATTCTCACTCTGTTGATTCTGGTACTTTCAGAAATCATCCCGAAAACCATCGGAGCTTCATATTGGCGCTCTCTTGCCATGACATCTACCAAGATCATCCGTGTGCTCATCTTCATCACCTATCCTTTGGTACTGCTTTCGGAACTTATCACTAAGGTATTTACTCCGAAGAACCATCAGGCTTCCGTGAGTCGCGAAGAGGTATCGGCCATGGTAGACGTAGGTACTACTGAAGGCATCTTCCGCGAATCGGAAAGCAAGATCATCAAAAGCTGCATTCGCCTGGCAGGAGTAAAGGCCAAGGAGGTGATGACTCCATCCATCGTAGTAGAGTCAGCCAACATGAATCTGACTACCAAGGAGTTTTACGAACAGAAAGAATGGAAATTCTCACGCATTCCCGTTTATGACAACAACAAGGATATCATTGTGGGATACGTATTGAAAGATATGGTTCTCAAATTGGTTTCAGACGATGAGTTCCAAACCAGATTATCCGAGCTGATGCGTCCGATTCTTTCCTTCAACGAGGATGAATCTCTATACCAGATATGGGAAAAGATGTTGGAAAAACGAGAACACATCTCTATCATCGTAGATGAATACGGATGTCTGAGAGGAGTGGTTTCCATGGAAGACGTAATCGAAACGATGACTGGCGTAGAAATCGTAGATGAAGACGATGTGGCTGTAGACATGCAAGCCTTGGCTAAGGAAAAATCGCGCATGATGCACCAAGGTATTGTATCTGCCATTCCTGGCAGTAAAGCTTAA
- a CDS encoding threonine aldolase family protein — translation MISFESDYNNGMLPEILEALGKTNSDKTSGYGFDPYSESAKEKIRKAVDNENAEVFFLIGGTQTNTTVIDSVLMGCEGVICVETGHIEVHESGAVEAFGHKVITLPGKNSKLTTGTLSAYMDTFLADESHPHMVQPGMVYISMPTEFGMVYTREELAALYATCQKYDLRLFIDGARLGYGLVSAACDYDLPFLAKHCDVFYIGGTKVGAMMGEAVVFSGMKAPKYFFTNVKRHGALLAKGRMLGIQFDTLFTDELYFKISRHAIATATRIRSIFEKHGIAIAYDSPTNQQFVVLSPALYEAISQKVAFEIWERKSEHEIICRFVTSWATKEEELDELDRILQAYA, via the coding sequence ATGATTTCATTTGAAAGTGATTACAACAATGGTATGCTGCCAGAGATTCTAGAAGCTCTTGGCAAGACTAACAGTGATAAAACATCTGGTTATGGTTTTGATCCATACTCAGAATCTGCAAAAGAGAAAATCCGCAAGGCTGTGGACAATGAGAATGCAGAAGTATTCTTCCTGATAGGCGGTACGCAGACCAACACCACGGTTATCGACTCCGTCCTCATGGGATGCGAAGGAGTAATCTGTGTGGAAACCGGTCATATCGAGGTACATGAATCAGGAGCAGTAGAAGCTTTCGGGCATAAGGTCATTACCCTGCCAGGAAAAAACAGCAAGCTGACAACCGGCACCCTGTCAGCCTATATGGATACCTTCCTAGCCGACGAATCGCATCCTCACATGGTACAGCCAGGCATGGTTTATATCTCGATGCCGACTGAGTTCGGAATGGTCTACACCAGAGAAGAACTGGCTGCGCTGTATGCAACCTGCCAGAAATATGACCTCCGTCTCTTCATCGATGGTGCACGACTGGGATACGGTCTGGTTTCAGCGGCATGCGACTATGACTTGCCATTCCTTGCAAAACATTGTGATGTATTCTATATCGGCGGAACCAAGGTGGGTGCCATGATGGGAGAAGCTGTGGTATTCTCGGGCATGAAGGCACCGAAATACTTCTTCACCAACGTGAAGCGTCATGGAGCCTTGCTTGCCAAGGGCAGAATGCTCGGCATCCAGTTTGACACACTGTTTACGGATGAGCTCTATTTCAAGATATCGCGCCATGCCATCGCTACGGCTACCCGCATCCGCAGCATCTTCGAAAAGCATGGTATCGCCATTGCCTACGATTCTCCAACCAATCAGCAGTTTGTAGTACTCTCACCTGCCCTCTACGAAGCCATTTCCCAAAAAGTAGCATTCGAGATATGGGAAAGAAAGAGCGAACATGAAATCATCTGCCGATTCGTGACAAGCTGGGCAACAAAGGAGGAAGAACTCGACGAGCTAGACCGTATTCTTCAAGCTTACGCTTAA
- a CDS encoding arginase family protein encodes MKKKIPIILLNFTGVYELEAFASNKNIIHVDCRDMKGVDCYCDEEGSEELHRRLAPFPAKAVHFIDSGDFHYLTEYWVSRIHEPFSLIVFDHHPDMQQPEWEGVVSCGGWVRDVLEKNPFVKHIIIVGASDELIAQVPVHLRERVLFYSQAEIDHHQAWPSKAGKLIHEPVYISIDKDVLRKQDAITDWSNGDMTLMQLQAVLRIIYAHEKVIGIDITGECSATLDYFSELEDAEINNEANEELLRMILEENQP; translated from the coding sequence ATGAAAAAGAAAATACCTATCATTCTCCTTAACTTTACCGGTGTATACGAATTGGAGGCATTTGCCTCAAATAAGAATATTATCCATGTAGATTGCCGGGACATGAAAGGGGTAGACTGCTATTGTGACGAAGAGGGTAGTGAGGAACTGCATCGCCGATTGGCTCCTTTTCCTGCCAAAGCCGTTCATTTCATAGATTCCGGAGATTTCCATTATCTTACGGAATATTGGGTGTCAAGAATTCATGAACCTTTCTCGCTCATTGTTTTCGACCATCATCCGGATATGCAGCAACCGGAATGGGAAGGTGTTGTGTCATGTGGTGGTTGGGTGAGAGATGTTTTGGAGAAGAACCCGTTTGTCAAACACATTATCATTGTGGGGGCATCGGACGAGTTGATAGCCCAGGTGCCTGTTCACTTAAGAGAGAGGGTGTTGTTCTACAGTCAGGCAGAGATAGACCATCACCAGGCTTGGCCGTCGAAGGCTGGTAAACTTATACATGAGCCGGTTTACATATCCATCGACAAGGATGTATTGAGAAAGCAGGATGCCATCACCGACTGGAGCAATGGAGATATGACACTTATGCAGCTCCAAGCCGTGCTTCGCATCATCTATGCCCATGAGAAAGTGATAGGGATAGATATTACAGGCGAATGTTCAGCTACGCTTGACTATTTCTCCGAGTTGGAGGATGCAGAGATTAACAACGAGGCAAATGAAGAATTGCTAAGGATGATTCTGGAGGAGAACCAGCCTTAG
- a CDS encoding MFS transporter, which yields MNIKSIGSKIKGNPKMVEGTVYSMLIICSISHFLNDMIQSIIPSIYPIVKDKFDFSFAQIGIITLVFQMTSSILQPFTGLYADKHPRPYALSLGMCFTLVGLLLLAFAENYFLILLAVSVVGLGSSVFHPTASRVAQMASGGKKSLAQSIFQVGGNGGSAVGPLLAAIIILPFGQHAISWFALAALLAAIIMVRLGVWYKARLAYVVNHPQKQPLLNTHISKRVKYWALFILIMLVFSKYFYTACITSYFTFFLMDKFGVSVQTSQLCLFVFLAAFAIGTVAGGMLGDKFGRKYVIWFSILGAAPFAIAMPFVNFTWTIIFTFLSGLIIASAFSSIVVYATDLMPDKVGLIAGIFFGLMFGLGGLGSAFFGWLADKTSIEFIFQVSAFLPLLGIIAGFLPNTQKKSVEETDENAK from the coding sequence ATGAACATCAAGTCAATAGGTAGTAAAATCAAGGGAAATCCTAAGATGGTAGAGGGTACTGTATATTCCATGCTCATCATCTGTAGCATTTCCCATTTCTTGAATGATATGATTCAGTCGATTATCCCTTCCATCTATCCGATTGTGAAGGATAAGTTCGACTTCTCGTTTGCACAGATAGGTATCATCACGCTGGTCTTCCAGATGACGTCTTCCATCCTGCAACCTTTTACGGGGCTTTATGCTGACAAGCATCCCCGTCCCTATGCTCTTTCCCTCGGCATGTGTTTCACCTTGGTGGGCTTACTCCTGCTGGCTTTTGCCGAGAATTATTTTCTGATTCTCCTGGCTGTGAGCGTCGTAGGTCTGGGCTCATCCGTGTTTCATCCCACAGCTTCAAGAGTGGCACAGATGGCATCGGGAGGCAAGAAGAGTCTGGCACAATCTATCTTTCAGGTGGGCGGCAATGGCGGATCGGCAGTAGGTCCGCTGCTGGCTGCCATCATCATCCTGCCTTTCGGACAGCATGCCATCTCCTGGTTTGCCCTTGCAGCCCTCCTCGCTGCCATCATCATGGTAAGATTGGGCGTCTGGTACAAGGCACGACTGGCTTACGTGGTGAACCATCCGCAGAAACAACCGCTTCTCAATACCCATATTTCTAAAAGGGTGAAGTATTGGGCACTGTTTATCCTCATCATGCTCGTGTTCTCCAAGTATTTCTATACGGCGTGCATCACGAGCTACTTCACCTTCTTCCTGATGGATAAGTTCGGAGTTTCGGTACAGACTTCACAGCTGTGTCTCTTCGTGTTCCTTGCTGCCTTTGCCATAGGAACAGTGGCAGGAGGAATGCTGGGTGACAAGTTCGGCAGAAAGTATGTCATCTGGTTTTCCATTCTGGGAGCAGCACCTTTCGCCATCGCCATGCCTTTCGTCAACTTCACGTGGACCATCATCTTTACCTTCCTGTCAGGATTGATCATTGCCTCGGCTTTCTCTTCCATCGTGGTATATGCCACCGACCTGATGCCAGATAAAGTAGGACTGATAGCCGGCATTTTCTTCGGACTGATGTTTGGTTTGGGAGGTTTGGGCTCTGCTTTCTTCGGCTGGTTAGCAGACAAGACGAGCATCGAGTTCATCTTCCAGGTGAGTGCCTTCCTGCCATTGCTCGGCATCATAGCAGGATTCTTGCCGAATACACAGAAGAAAAGCGTTGAAGAAACGGATGAAAACGCAAAGTAA